In Hymenobacter volaticus, the genomic window CTAGCACCCGGCCCCGCCGACTCGGGTCACCAAGACGACAAAGGCGGCCACTCAATGCATTCTTTTGGTACTCATTTCTGCGAAGTGCGTGTCGATGCCGAGTTGGGTACCGTGCGCGTTACGCGCTGGGTGAGCGTGCACGGGGCCGGCCGCATTCTAAATGCCAAGACGGCGCGCAGCCAGATTATTGGGGCAGCATCTTTGGCATAGGGGCGGCGCTAATGGAAGAAACCTACCGCGACCCAAACTTTGCCCGCTACACCAATGCCAGCCTCGGGGAGTATCACATTCCCGTAAATGCTGACATTCCGGATATGACGGTAGAATTCATCGACGAACACGACCCGTACATTAATGCCATGGGCGTGAAAGGCATCGGCGAAATATCAATGGTAGGCGTAGCCGCTGCCGTGGCCAATGCCGTGTTTCATGCCACCGGCAAACGTGTCCGGGACCTGCCCATCACCCCCGATAAAGTAATGGGCGTTTTAACGGCTTAGGATTGAGAAAGAACTGCTTGATGCGCAAAGCCGCAAAAGCACACTTATAGTTGACTTTGCCAGAGCATATCGATCCTGCTGAGCGCAGCCGAAGCATCTCGCTAGGATAGTATATCCTGAGATTCGAATGAGATACTACAGTTCCGTTCAGCAGGACAGGTTACGTATTGCAATTTCATCTTTATAACTTCTCCCTGTGGTGTGCTTCGATAAACGCAGCAAGACGTTCTTGGTGCCTATCGACTTATAACCACACCTTACTTGTTATCCTACTTAGCTGAACGAAGAAATTAGCAAGCTTGCTTTTTAGCTGCAAAAGCGGCTTTGGAGCATCGTGAGCTTTGTTGCCTCGTATAACGCTTGAGTGAGTACATTTCAGCACAAACCGAATACCCCGCATGACTGAGCTTCAACGTCTTCTTCTAGCTTACGACGAACACCGCGCCGCTAACCGAGCTTGCGCGTTGGCTTCCGTGGTTGATGTAGCAGGCTCGGCGTATCGGCGGCCAGGGGCCCGCATGTTGGTGACGGAAGATGGACAATTGACTGGTGCTATTAGCGGCGGTTGCCTAGAAGGAGATGCACGTCGGCGGGCGCGCCAAACCATTCGGCAGCGCCGCCCCAGCGTCGTTACCTACGACTCCACCGACCCTGAGGACGACTTGCAATTTGGCGCCGCGCTAGGTTGCCAAGGTATCGTGCAAATTCTGTTGGAGCCGCTTGATTTCACTGATCCTGATAATCCACTGGAACTGCTGCGGCGTTGGGCCGAAGGAGTGGAGGAGCCCGCTGTAGTAGCTACGGTGTTTAGTTTGGCTGGCGCGCAAGCTCCGGCCCAAATGGGAGAGAGGCTGCTATTGCTGCCCGATGGTACTGTGCAAGGCACGCTTCCAGCCTCCACGGAGCTCTACGACACTATTTTATCGGATGCCCGCGCTGCCTTGCAAGCCGTTCAGCCGGCTACCCGTCAATATGCAGTCGGAGCCGGTACCGTACGAGTTTGCCTGGAAATATTACGGCCGCCGGTACGCCTAACCGT contains:
- a CDS encoding XdhC family protein: MTELQRLLLAYDEHRAANRACALASVVDVAGSAYRRPGARMLVTEDGQLTGAISGGCLEGDARRRARQTIRQRRPSVVTYDSTDPEDDLQFGAALGCQGIVQILLEPLDFTDPDNPLELLRRWAEGVEEPAVVATVFSLAGAQAPAQMGERLLLLPDGTVQGTLPASTELYDTILSDARAALQAVQPATRQYAVGAGTVRVCLEILRPPVRLTVYGAGNDVQPLVRLAAGLGWRVQVVDGRPVQAQPARFPNAELVRVLPLAEVGAEPYDTRFALLMTHNYYYDLAVLSHLLHAPTQYIGLLGPRKKYERLLTDLQKKEPAADELLAGRLHSPIGLNLGAETPEEIALSIVAEIQAVLAGRPAGFLRDSPHPIHPPLHSDGPLQAEGRVDAVCEL